The sequence TGAAGGCAGGGGAGCCCAAGAGGGGCAGATTCTGAGCCAGGAACCTCCTCCTGCAGAAAAAGATAAGGGAACATGACAAAGAAATGAGTCTTGGAAAGGATTCCTCTAAACCAGGGCTCCCTAACTTCCAGGATCTAAaggctgatgatctgaggtggaactgatgtacTAATAATAGAGATAaattgcacaataaatgtaatatgcttgAATCATCTTGAAACCGTCCCCGATGCCCATCTGTGGAAAAATCGTCTTCCACTAAACTGGTCCCTGATGTCAAATAGATTGGGGACTGCTGTTCTGAACCATCACATCTGGGCAGAGGGAGAAACATATAGAGAAGCTGAGTGTGGGGTCGTATGTGGAAATGAGAGAGAAACCAAACTGAGGGTCCATGAGGGACTGCTGGAAGGAGAAAGTGTTTAGACGGGAGAAAGCAACTGTGATGCAAAGAGGGATGGGCTTGAAGGCAGGCGAGGAAAGGTGTGCTCATGGGGTTCACCAGCCAGGAAGCCGGGACAGCTCCTGGGCTTAGAAAGTTCAGCAAGTTCAGAAGTTCTACAGTGATGCTTCTTGGAGAGGGTGGCCATCTGAAGCCTTCATCTCAGAGCAAAGGGTTGAGATAGAAAGCTCCATTCTAAAAACTTCCATCTgattagaaaggaaagaaaggcatgGATCAGGTGGACAAGAGTAAAAGGAGCAAGAGGCAGGGACAGCATGATCCTGCGTCTTTGCTCCCAAGATCATCCCCTACAGCACTCACTCCCCAGAGGATGAACCAAATCATCCGTGGGTTCCAAGCCATCTTTGGTGCTAGGCTTGGGTGCCTGGACCACTGGAGGAACACACTGGGACATCAGACTCACTGGGACATCAGGAGCTCACCAATGTTCCACTCACCTCTCTGGGGGCTCCAGAAAGTTGACACTCCCCTCATCAGACCAGCCTGTCTGAGAACTTCATGTAGCCTCCATCTGAACTGCTAATGTGGCCACTGATGGTGAAGGGAGGACCCATCTCCAGATCCTTCAGGTTCCTAAGAAAGACCATCCAATCAAGTTACTGGGACTGAGAACCTGACCTCTCTCTGGGACCAGAGCATGGGAAGAACTCTGGCAGTGACTCACTGACTCGCTGACTTATTTTCCAGAATGAGAGTTACCCAACCCTCGGGCCAGATGAGAAGCGGGCCTGCTGTGTGGCAGAGACCAGATGAGATGACTTATCACAGGAAGACTTTCTGAAACTTCTTGCAATAACTCAGGACACTCCCTTAATCCCCGATTGTCTTCATTTGCCCCTCTCTTTGGACAGCATGTTATGTCTGAGATTATATCTGTAACCAGACAGGTGTCCACCACGGGCAGCTTAAAGACAAGATACTATGCCCAGTTATCTTTGTACCCTTAGAAACTAATGCCACAATACCTACTGCAATAGAATCTTTACTGAATAAATGGTgggtgagtgaataaatgaatggatgatgcCCGCCCAGGGGTGAATGCTAAGTAGATCACTGTCATTAGTATCTTCCATGTCCTGTCTGTGTTCAAGTTTTCCATCATGGAAATTTCTACACTGACCCTGCTCCATCATTTTCTCTTGCTTGCTCAGAGACAtggggaggagacagggaagggaagTAATAAGTTTGAGCTCCATCTTTGATTCTTTCTCAAGCATACAtagcccccaacccccatcccaccctgatCTGTCCTGAATCTACTCACCGGATTTGGTACAAGTTGAAGACAAAATTAGGCCCTAGAAAgacaatcagaaaagaaagggTTGGTACCTCCAGGGAGAGTGACCCACCACTCTCCTGGGAGCATGTGTTCCTCCCTCACACCTGTCTGGGAGGTGTGGGGTGGCTAGGCTGGGCCTCAAGATGTCATGGAAGGTTCCCAGGCTCCTTCAGTGTCTTCTTCCTGCTCCAAACTCATGGGTACATTCCCTTATTTCTAGACAGAAACACCAGCTCTTTGAGGATAGATCCTGGCACTGGGGATCTCTCCATCAAGGGCACTAATGACTCTGGGAAGGAGGCTGGAATCCAGACTCCACCACTTCCCAACTCTGTGGCTCTAACCTCAtatcttctgttaaaaaaaaacaaaaaaacaaaaaacacagagaCTAAGAATTTCGTCTtcacatagaatttttt comes from Cervus elaphus chromosome 1, mCerEla1.1, whole genome shotgun sequence and encodes:
- the SMIM35 gene encoding small integral membrane protein 35 — translated: MEGDDSISTLGLILCVGLSLLLVSILGYSLAKWYQRGYCWEGPNFVFNLYQIRNLKDLEMGPPFTISGHISSSDGGYMKFSDRLV